In a single window of the Penaeus chinensis breed Huanghai No. 1 chromosome 4, ASM1920278v2, whole genome shotgun sequence genome:
- the LOC125025080 gene encoding uncharacterized protein LOC125025080, giving the protein MRNIYEEPDCQAVLMVDATNAFNNINRKATIHNIEVKCPSLAQYIKNTYNNPAELHIVDNRTNTYEMIASAEGTTQGDPVTMAMYAIGLLRLQTIIDHTTTNIKQVAYADDLTGAGKIENIRKWWNLIETHGPPQGYFPNAAKSVLIVKPEYLGQAREAFRETNVIIKAGGEKHLGAVLGTTAAREEYITRKVDEWRREVIELAEIAKKEPHSAYTAFTFGIKHKWNFLMRTIPNIEPLLSPLEEAIVKHLIPALSGGRNPTANERAILELPPRLGGLGITNPCKIADMEFQNSVKLSASLTQAIITQETYTQPDTIQQKTIKMEITKNRETKQRAQLQELTSIITEDMKRRMSMARETGASNWLTSLPIKVKGFSLNKQEFVDALALRYGWPIEDLHQHCTCGSAFDPNHAMTCKTGGFVCMRHDEVRDVTAQMLGEVCRDVRIEPPLIPTEGRNF; this is encoded by the coding sequence ATGAGAAACATCTATGAAGAGCCGGATTGTCAGGCCGTACTCATGGTGGATGCTACAAATGCCTTCAACAACATCAACCGGAAGGCAACAATCCACAATATAGAGGTCAAATGCCCAAGCCTCGCACAATACATTAAGAACACCTACAACAACCCAGCAGAGCTCCACATAGTCGACAATAGAACAAATACCTATGAAATGATAGCTTCAGCCGAGGGCACAACACAAGGTGACCCAGTTACCATGGCGATGTACGCCATCGGTCTCCTCAGGCTACAAACAATAATTGAccacacaacaacaaatataaagcaaGTTGCCTATGCCGACGACCTGACCGGAGCAGGGAAAATTGAGAACATAAGGAAGTGGTGGAATCTCATTGAGACACATGGCCCTCCACAAGGATATTTTCCGAACGCCGCCAAATCGGTTTTAATTGTAAAACCGGAATATCTCGGACAAGCCAGAGAAGCCTTCCGAGAAACAAACGTGATTATAAAGGCCGGCGGTGAAAAACACCTTGGGGCAGTTCTTGGCACAACAGCAGCCAGGGAAGAATATATAACAAGGAAAGTGGATgaatggagaagggaagtgatAGAGCTGGCAGAAATCGCAAAGAAGGAACCGCACTCAGCATATACCGCCTTCACCTTCGGTATCAAACACAAGTGGAACTTCTTAATGCGAACTATACCTAACATCGAGCCTTTACTTTCACCACTTGAGGAAGCAATTGTAAAGCACTTGATCCCAGCACTATCAGGTGGAAGAAATCCCACTGCCAACGAGAGAGCCATACTCGAACTTCCGCCAAGGCTTGGGGGACTCGGCATAACAAACCCGTGTAAAATAGCGGACATGGAGTTCCAAAACTCTGTCAAGCTCTCAGCCAGCCTGACTCAAGCCATAATAACGCAAGAAACATATACACAGCCTGATacaatacaacaaaaaacaatcaaaatggaaattacaaaaaatagagaaacaaagcaGAGGGCACAACTTCAAGAACTAACCTCTATAATTACTGAGgatatgaaaagaagaatgagtatGGCACGCGAAACCGGCGCCTCTAACTGGTTGACCAGTCTCCCCATCAAAGTCAAAGGGTTTAGTTTAAACAAACAGGAGTTTGTGGACGCACTTGCCCTGAGATATGGTTGGCCAATAGAGGACCTGCACCAGCACTGCACATGCGGTTCGGCTTTCGACCCCAACCATGCCATGACGTGCAAGACGGGAGGCTTCGTTTGCATGCGCCACGACGAGGTGAGGGACGTGACTGCACAAATGCTTGGCGAGGTGTGCCGCGACGTGAGGATCgaacctcccctcatccccacagAAGGGCGCAACTTCTGA